The following are encoded together in the Opitutales bacterium genome:
- a CDS encoding dihydrodipicolinate synthase family protein, which produces MKTTSNNSDLNTVHGWQEQIKPRRQIEGMAACLLPFEADGGVAWDAFAQALVRTRDAGLACAINMDTGYANLISDAERAEILDFAAGVLGDAGFVAGVFVEGKEGDLVGLYRDQADAIVAKGGTPILFQTTRFHSWSPDEVINLYSEICRGYPAVIGFELGKIFAPNGMIYDEETIRGLMSIPELKGIKHSSLDRKIELNRLALRDAVRPDFRIYTGNDLGINMIEYGSDYLLGLAAFCPEKFAERDRLWAAGDSSYYELADALQYLGNIAFRHSVPAYKHSCAVFQHLLGRIPTDKTHPESPARPEWEVGILKDCALRLGYEIA; this is translated from the coding sequence ATGAAAACGACATCGAATAACTCAGATTTAAACACGGTTCATGGGTGGCAAGAGCAGATCAAGCCACGTCGACAAATTGAGGGCATGGCGGCTTGTTTGCTTCCTTTCGAAGCTGACGGTGGCGTGGCTTGGGATGCATTCGCGCAGGCTCTCGTGCGCACTCGCGACGCCGGCCTCGCCTGCGCGATCAACATGGACACCGGTTACGCTAATCTGATCTCGGATGCTGAGCGGGCTGAAATCCTCGATTTTGCTGCAGGTGTTTTGGGTGACGCAGGTTTTGTCGCGGGCGTATTTGTTGAGGGCAAGGAGGGCGATTTAGTGGGACTCTATCGCGATCAGGCGGATGCGATCGTTGCTAAAGGAGGGACTCCGATTCTTTTCCAGACGACAAGATTTCATTCATGGAGCCCTGATGAGGTGATTAATCTGTATTCGGAAATTTGCCGAGGTTATCCAGCAGTCATTGGCTTTGAGCTAGGCAAAATATTCGCCCCGAATGGTATGATCTATGACGAAGAGACTATCCGAGGCCTCATGTCGATACCTGAGCTTAAGGGTATCAAGCACTCTTCGCTCGATCGTAAAATCGAGCTGAACCGCTTGGCATTACGTGATGCAGTGCGACCGGATTTCAGGATCTACACGGGTAACGACCTGGGAATTAATATGATTGAATACGGCTCTGATTACTTGCTTGGCTTGGCGGCATTCTGCCCTGAGAAATTTGCTGAGCGGGATCGTCTGTGGGCTGCGGGTGATTCGAGCTACTATGAGCTCGCGGACGCATTGCAATACCTCGGGAATATTGCATTCCGCCATTCAGTTCCTGCGTATAAGCATAGCTGTGCGGTCTTCCAACACCTGCTCGGTAGAATTCCGACGGATAAAACGCATCCTGAATCACCCGCGCGCCCTGAGTGGGAAGTAGGCATTTTGAAGGACTGCGCGTTACGTCTGGGTTACGAGATAGCGTGA
- a CDS encoding LacI family DNA-binding transcriptional regulator, with protein MKITIYDIAKELGVSASTVSRGLNESQLIEHDLVTTIQSKAEEMGYTPRRIRKQRERAILNVKLVLPMFQDRSLQLFYDFGELAEAIVEGADPCRVQLIAETLTPDFQPFSHKKGGDVDAFIFAFCEPPSGVLEKLNKHRVPILFLNRTVEGSNYITGDHFSGMQLIVEHLLSRRENMHPVFVQIGKKSQVMRERQAGLKHALDLAGISFSLRRDVLSFSGPDQITESDLTVLLERGVDVFIGYNDMTALCLAQRLRAMGCKTPENVMLTGFDNSPVRPLSYPLITTVDMPVKSFGYRAGEWLVRRVIEREEGLLQLKLDGKLIPGGTT; from the coding sequence ATGAAGATAACCATTTACGATATCGCGAAAGAGCTGGGCGTATCTGCGAGCACAGTTTCACGTGGATTAAATGAAAGTCAGCTGATCGAGCATGATCTGGTGACCACCATTCAGTCAAAAGCCGAGGAGATGGGCTACACTCCTCGCCGCATCAGAAAGCAACGTGAACGTGCCATTCTCAATGTTAAGCTGGTCCTTCCCATGTTCCAGGATCGCTCGCTCCAGCTGTTTTATGATTTCGGGGAATTGGCTGAAGCGATTGTCGAGGGAGCAGATCCGTGCCGGGTACAATTAATTGCCGAGACGTTGACGCCCGATTTCCAACCCTTCTCTCATAAAAAGGGAGGGGATGTGGATGCGTTTATCTTCGCATTTTGCGAGCCGCCAAGTGGTGTGCTTGAAAAGCTGAATAAGCACCGCGTTCCAATCCTCTTTCTCAATCGAACAGTAGAGGGTTCCAACTACATCACAGGGGACCACTTCTCTGGGATGCAGCTGATCGTGGAGCATTTGTTGTCACGGCGTGAGAATATGCACCCCGTTTTTGTTCAGATCGGTAAAAAATCTCAAGTTATGAGGGAGAGGCAGGCAGGCCTGAAACATGCGCTGGATTTAGCAGGCATTTCTTTCAGCTTGCGCAGAGATGTTCTCAGTTTCTCTGGGCCAGACCAAATCACGGAAAGTGATTTGACGGTGCTTCTGGAACGTGGCGTGGATGTATTCATCGGATACAACGACATGACGGCGTTGTGTTTGGCGCAGCGGCTTCGGGCGATGGGGTGTAAAACACCCGAAAATGTAATGCTCACTGGTTTTGATAATTCGCCGGTCCGTCCCCTGTCTTATCCTCTTATCACAACAGTCGACATGCCGGTGAAGAGCTTCGGGTATCGAGCTGGCGAGTGGCTTGTTCGTCGCGTGATTGAGAGAGAAGAGGGCCTGCTTCAGCTTAAATTGGACGGAAAATTAATTCCTGGAGGTACAACATGA
- a CDS encoding sugar phosphate isomerase/epimerase: MSDVDLSSMAVHTMTNKPWSINECIEHYARRGIGGISIWKETVEGEDLKQVRRHLVDSGLTGVSYVRGGFFTGRTPEERDNAVKQNLARLSECAALGLPMIVLVCGATPQQTPEENFEQILAGVSSILPSARDSGIKLAIEPLHPMYAGDRSAIACLDDAMAVCDAIRDPLVGIAVDTYHVWWERGLREKFQQMAAAQQLFAYHVCDFKPDMADLLQDRGIMGEGCIALREFDLWMRETNFLKNGGFREVEIFSKKWWAESQEAFLDEIVESYRVHYLEPSH, translated from the coding sequence ATGAGTGACGTCGACCTAAGCAGCATGGCTGTGCATACAATGACCAATAAGCCTTGGTCAATTAATGAGTGTATCGAGCACTATGCCCGACGCGGAATAGGTGGAATTTCAATCTGGAAGGAGACCGTTGAAGGCGAAGACTTGAAACAGGTCCGTAGGCACCTAGTGGACAGTGGATTAACGGGAGTAAGTTATGTGCGTGGCGGCTTCTTCACTGGGCGAACGCCTGAAGAACGTGATAACGCGGTCAAACAAAACCTTGCGAGACTGAGTGAGTGTGCAGCCCTTGGCTTACCTATGATCGTCCTCGTTTGTGGGGCGACTCCCCAACAAACTCCTGAGGAGAATTTCGAACAGATTCTTGCTGGTGTCAGTAGCATTCTGCCATCGGCGCGAGACTCAGGGATCAAATTAGCAATCGAGCCCTTACACCCCATGTATGCTGGAGATCGTTCAGCGATTGCATGCTTAGACGATGCCATGGCTGTGTGCGATGCGATACGCGATCCTTTAGTTGGTATCGCTGTGGATACTTATCACGTCTGGTGGGAACGTGGTTTGCGGGAAAAATTTCAGCAGATGGCCGCGGCCCAGCAACTTTTTGCTTACCATGTATGTGATTTTAAGCCCGATATGGCGGACTTGCTCCAAGACCGCGGTATTATGGGTGAAGGATGCATTGCATTGAGGGAGTTCGATCTGTGGATGCGTGAAACCAATTTCTTAAAGAACGGAGGATTCCGCGAGGTCGAGATTTTCTCGAAGAAATGGTGGGCTGAGAGTCAGGAAGCTTTCTTGGACGAAATCGTCGAGAGTTATCGAGTGCATTACCTCGAACCCAGTCATTGA